From the Streptomyces sp. NBC_00390 genome, the window ACATCATCAGGTCCAGCAGCTCCACGTGCTCCTCTGCGGACGCGATCAGCTGGCCGCGTTCGTCGAGCCGGGTGAGTCCGTAGAGCCGGGACCGCTTGCGCAACTCCCCCACCGTCTCGACCAGTCGGTCGTTGCCGGCCAGTGCGAGCAGGCCGAGATGGAAGCGGCGGTCGGCGTCCAGATAGCCGATGAGGTTGTGCTCGCGGGCCTGGGCGACGATCTCCTCGGCGATCGGGCGCAGTTCGCCGAGTTGTTCGGCAGTGGCGGTCCGGGTGACCCTGCCGACCGTCGGGACCTCGATCAGGGCGCGGAGTTCGGTGTACTGGTCGAGATCGCGTTCGCTGACTTCGGTGACCCTGAACCCCTTGTTGCGTACGGGCTCGACCAGGCCTTCGCGGGCGAGATCCAGCATCGCCTCGCGTACCGGCGTGGCGGAAATACCGAAGTCGGCGGCGAGGCCGGGAGCGGAGTACACACTGCCGGGGCGCAGTTCGCCGGCGACGAGCGCGGCACGCAGCGCGTGGGCGACCTGGTCGCGCAGCCGTTCCTGCGTTGTGATCAGGTTGTGCTGCTTCAGGTCGCCCATGGCATGTCCTCCGGGATGACGCGGAGGGCCAGCGTACAATGTCACGTTTCAATTGCCGGGGCAGGCTGCCGCTCTCGGCTGCGGTGCCGTCGGCACGGTGCCGTGCGGGACGCGGCGGTCACCGGCTTTCTCCCAGGAAGCCCCGGGCTTTAGCCCGGGGAGAATTGGGTTCTTGGGGTGGAGCAGTGAAGCGGCGGAGTTCCTTACGCATCTGTTTTGACCTGTGCTTTCTTCCGTTGTCAGTGGTGGCGGATAGGTTGATCGTCATGACGAC encodes:
- a CDS encoding GntR family transcriptional regulator → MGDLKQHNLITTQERLRDQVAHALRAALVAGELRPGSVYSAPGLAADFGISATPVREAMLDLAREGLVEPVRNKGFRVTEVSERDLDQYTELRALIEVPTVGRVTRTATAEQLGELRPIAEEIVAQAREHNLIGYLDADRRFHLGLLALAGNDRLVETVGELRKRSRLYGLTRLDERGQLIASAEEHVELLDLMMSGDQAAAEACMARHLGHVRSLWAQSRDEPATPSPGRTLGPNVIGRQAR